GAAAACATGGATGCTCTATACGCTGTTGCCGGCGTCAAATTACCTTTGGAAAAAGTAGTTGAGGAAACAGATAAACTGCTGGGTATCGGGGGATTAAAAGATGTTTTTTAATAAGAGGATGATACATAATTATCTAGAGGTGTATTCTACAGTTGAATGGTGAAGAGCCCTCATATAGGATTAGTTTCATCTACAGGAAGATACTAGTCCCTGTTGATGGGAGCGAGGTAAGTCTTAAAGCACTGGAGCTGGCTATTGATTTAGCCAAGCATTATGGTTCAAAGATAACAGTGGTAACTGTTAAAAGCAAGGGAGAAACCCTCAGCCAAGACCCGCTGGCGAAGGCTAAGGCGAGAATAGCTAGAGAACCTATTAACGTTTCATATAAGACGCTCGAATATGATCCTAGCCTGGAAAGCGTCAGCTATCGGTTGATAAAAGAAATCGTTGAGGAAGGTTACGACCTAGTGATAATGGGAGCCAGGGGCAAAACACTCTATGGCGAACTCCCCATTGGCAGCGTGGCACTATCTCTCGTAATAAACGCTCCTATTTCAGTCCTAGTGGTTAGGTAAACTACATTTTAATATAGTATTTTTTCAACGCTTCTCTAATGTCTACCTTGCCCGGGGCAGTCTTCAAGCTGTTGAAAGCTACTTCCCAATACTTTTCCGGATCCCTCTGGTAGAGTTCAATTATCCAGAGCAACTTGTTTCTGAACTCGTAGTAATCCTTCTCATCGATTTCCCTGGCCCTTTGATCAGTGTATATGTTTATGAAGTCTGAGGGTTCAATGCCGAAGAGCCAGCTGTTAACCCCGTCCTCAACAACCTCGAGAACGCCGCCATCTCTGCTGGAGAGAACCGGAACCCCGTTCACCATGGCTTTCATGTAGCTCGTACCGCAAGCCTCCCAGCCTGGGAAAGGCGTGAACAACAGTAAGTCTGATCCCTGAATTATTGTTCTCGCCTTCTCAATGTTGTAATCGGGTATATACGCCACGTTAGTAAGCTTTAAGTCCAGCTCTCTGAATTTCTTCAAGTAACCTATTCCGTCGGAGTCTCTTGGGTGGGGTTTACCAGCAATTATGAAGAACGCGTTAATATCAGGGTTTTCCTCTATAAATCTCGCGATAAAGTATGGACGCTTATACCTTGCCAGCCTCCTAGTCCATGCGATCACTATTCTTCCATCCATGTTGACGTTGCCTTTGAAGCTTTTAATTAGCGAAAAAGCTTCCTCCTTAGCGCTCTGTCTAACTCTCTTCAAAAGATCGATGCTAATAGTTGAACTGTTCACTGCTTCACGCAGAGCTGGATGCATCCACCTCCCTAGATGTATACCATTAGTGATTGAAACTATCTTTTCCTTGTACTTTGGAAAAATGGCGGCAGCAACCGCTTCCTGCTTCTTCGAAACAACTATACCCTTGTCTAGTTTGGAGAGGGAGAACTCTGTTAGATTAATATAGTCTCCTAGGAACACGCCGAATTCTCTAGCAATGAACTCTCCCGGGAAGCTCGGATGCCCCCATGGCCCGGGAGTGTGTATTATGATGCGCGAAATCCTTGATACCTCCAGCACGTTGAGAATGAGAGAGGCATAGCTCTCTTCTAAATCTATAACGCTCACCTTATCGAGTCCAACATAGTTTTTCAAATAGTATGCCGATGCCTTTGCCAATAAGGCATACTTGTAGAAGGTTTCCTCAATACTGTTTTCATAGTAAACCCTATCTGTAAGCCTTCTAGCCCAGAACGGGCATACCGCTTCGAATAAGACTGCCTTCGCTGTCTTATACTTGAATACCCATGGTCTAACAATGACATCTTCTCCACGTAATTGCACACTGAATTCTTTCTCTTGCGAGAGCTTTGAGATGAATTCCTGGTCTTGTTCCTCGGGCTGAAGTACCGGCTCAACCCCTTTGAAGCTAATACTTGTGTATCCCTGGCGGTAGAAGAGGGAGAGAGCTAGGTAGTCAAGCCCCATGTCGCCCGCTCCCAGCAACTTGTCTCCTTCCAAAACACCTAGGCCGCCGGCGTATATTCTCCCGCCTTCAATGGCGATTTCAGGTGTTATGCTGACGATAACCATAAATCCCGACCTCGTGCTTGCCA
This region of Thermosphaera aggregans genomic DNA includes:
- a CDS encoding universal stress protein — protein: MNGEEPSYRISFIYRKILVPVDGSEVSLKALELAIDLAKHYGSKITVVTVKSKGETLSQDPLAKAKARIAREPINVSYKTLEYDPSLESVSYRLIKEIVEEGYDLVIMGARGKTLYGELPIGSVALSLVINAPISVLVVR
- a CDS encoding glycogen/starch/alpha-glucan phosphorylase, with product MVIVSITPEIAIEGGRIYAGGLGVLEGDKLLGAGDMGLDYLALSLFYRQGYTSISFKGVEPVLQPEEQDQEFISKLSQEKEFSVQLRGEDVIVRPWVFKYKTAKAVLFEAVCPFWARRLTDRVYYENSIEETFYKYALLAKASAYYLKNYVGLDKVSVIDLEESYASLILNVLEVSRISRIIIHTPGPWGHPSFPGEFIAREFGVFLGDYINLTEFSLSKLDKGIVVSKKQEAVAAAIFPKYKEKIVSITNGIHLGRWMHPALREAVNSSTISIDLLKRVRQSAKEEAFSLIKSFKGNVNMDGRIVIAWTRRLARYKRPYFIARFIEENPDINAFFIIAGKPHPRDSDGIGYLKKFRELDLKLTNVAYIPDYNIEKARTIIQGSDLLLFTPFPGWEACGTSYMKAMVNGVPVLSSRDGGVLEVVEDGVNSWLFGIEPSDFINIYTDQRAREIDEKDYYEFRNKLLWIIELYQRDPEKYWEVAFNSLKTAPGKVDIREALKKYYIKM